TTCGCTTCGAGCCGAATCTTGGAGCCGCGCTCCCACTCCACCACCTTGAACGGTCCGCTGCCGATCGGCATCGAGTTGAACGACGACGTATTGAACGAGCCTTTGGCGTCGTTGACCTTGGCGAGAATATGCTCGGGAAGAATCGGCGCGTTGCCGTTGACGCCCCAAAGCTGCTCCAAGAACGGCGCATAGAGCTTCTTCATATGGATAACCGCTTCGTACGGATTGACGCAGTCGATGCTCTTGATATCCTTGAAGCCGTCGGTCGTGTTGACGTTGTTGTGGGGATTCATGATGACTTGCCACGTGAACACCAGATCCTTGCACGTGAGCGGCACGCCGTCTTGCCACTTGATATTGTGGCGCAATTTATACTTGAGCGTTAGGCCGTCTTTACTAACGTCGCCGTTAGCGACCGTCGGGACTTCGCTCAACGCGTCCGGGACGGGCTGCCCCTTATCGTTGTAGCGCACCGCGTACGAGAAGATGAACATGGAGAGATCGCCGGTGACCGAGGAAGAGCCGAGTTCGGAGACCAGCGTCTTGGGATCCTGATTCTCGGCAAACCGCAGCACGCCCGGCTGCGTCCACGTATTTGCGCTGGAGGCCCCGCCGCCGGTGGAAACCTTCGCGCACGCGCACAGCGCGGCTACCGCGATCGCACTCGCGAACGCGCTTCGATAGAACGCTCTCATACCGCGCCTCCTTCTTCGCCTGGTTCGGCGAGCATCGTGTTTGGATCGATCCCATGCCGTTCGCAGAACGCCCGGTAGGCACTCGGCGCGATTTCGGACGGCTTGATCTCGCTGCGGCCGCCCCAGAAAACGTTGGTGTACGTGAAGTCGATTCCGGCTTCGCGAAGGTGTTCGTCGATGGCGGCCTTGTTGGCCAACACGCGTTCCTTCTCCATCCCGTGAGCCACGGCCATCACGTTGACGTGGCGAAACTCCGGTCCGCCCTCGCGCCAGTAGGCGTGCGTGATCACGTAATGCCGGCCGACCTCGCGGCCCGCCTCCATCTCGCGACCGGCCGGCACGGCCCAGTGGAACAGCGCGTTGTATCGCGTCACGCGCTCGTTGTTCGCATCGGGCTTGACGTGTTCGAGGAACGTCGAAAAGCGCCCGACGACGCGACGCGCGTTCAAATCACGGCCGACCCGCATAAATTCGTCGAACGCCACGTTCGCTTCGGCGGCGCGCCCGCGCCACACGTCGCGCACGATTTCGTCCGGCGCGAACTCGCGTTTGAGCGCGGTAAGCACCCGCCATTCCAATTCCGAGAGCTCTACGATCGCGGTGTTCATCGGCTCGGCCATCGTCTCGGCCCGGGCGCCCGGCTCGAGCCCGCGACGGCGCACGTGCCCGACACCCAGCGCAAAAACAAACTTGGCCGGCATCAACCTAAAGGCTTCGGCCCCGACTTCGCGCGCGAGAAACTCCGCATGTTTGCGAATGGAGTACCCTTGCGGTACTTTCAGCGTCGTCCAGAGACGATAATTACTCCCCGGCGTCGCGCTATCGGTCGATCGAATGACGACGTGTCCCGAAAACGGGTCGTCGTTGAACATGTACTCGAAGGCCGCGTCGAGCCGATCGGCCGGCACCTGCCACGCGACCAGCGCGCCGCGGGCCAGGTTCGTCGACATGAGCGTTTGGCGTACGCGGCGGATCGTGCCGGCTTGCAGCATCGCGACGACGCGTTCGAGCACCGTTTCAACCGGCACCCCGCTCTGCGAGGCAATCTCCCCGAAGGGATCCTCTTGAAAACCGGCGAGCCGGTCTTCAGAGACGGCCAAAATAGCGGCATTGATCGGGTCCGAGACCGAGGTTGGGACGGTTGGGTGGTCGAGAGGCATATCGCGCTTCATTTCACGCGCAGCGTCCCAACCCCCGGTTCCGGAGGAAGAGGGATGGTCTTTATGGGAGCGTCAGGTCGCCCGTACCCATCGCGTACGTATAGCGCTGCTCCGCCAAACGCTCGTTATAGATGCCGGTAATGTCGTCGCGCTGGGCCGTCGCAAGATTTGCTTCGGCGGTGACGATGTCGGTAATCGTCGCGGCGCCGACTTTGTACTTGGCTTGCGTCGCCTGTTGGTTGACCTGGGCGCTCTGCAATTCGGCTTGCGCCTGGAGCAACGATGCGCGAGCCGAAATGAGGTTCGCCAGCGCGCCGCGCACGTCGGATTCAACGGTCAGGCGCGACCCCAGCAATCCCGCCGTCGCCTGGTCGAGTTGCGATTGCGCTATGGCGACGTTGTAATTGGTCAGCCCTTGATCGAAGATCGGAATCGTGAGCGTGGCGCCCAGGCTCTGCCCCGCGATCAGCTTCGGCGTTGCCGTGGGCAGCAATTCGGAGTAGCCGGTGCTCGCGTTGGCGGTAATCGACGGAAACCGTCCGAGCTTCGCGTAGCGTACGTTCTGCTGCGCCGATTCGACCGTATGTTCGGCCGAGAGGAAGTCCGGTCGCAGCGCCAGCGCCTCATTGAGCGCTTGCGCGTACGTGAGCACCTTCGGGCCGCCGCCGGCGCCGGCGAGCGGTTGCGGGTCGACCAGGGCGTCCGCGTTCAGCCCGAGATCGGTAGCGAACGTGGCTTGCGCGCCGATGGCCGCGCCCTGCGCCGTAATGAGCGCACCGCGGGCCTGTGCCGTTTGAAATTGCGCGGCCGCCAAATCCGACCGGGCGGCGGCGCCGAGCCGGATTTGCTGACGCACGGCGCCCTCTTGCGTTTCGAACTGTCGTACGAGCGATGCGTCCGCGTCGACGGTAGCATTGGCTTGCAGCACGCCGAAGTATGCCTGCGCGACCGTATAGTCGAGCGTCTGTAATTGGCGCACCAGCGTATCGCGCCCGGCGATGTCGCTCTCTTTTGCGGTGCGAATTGCCGCAATCACGCGACCGCCGTCGAAGATCAGTTGTTGAAGCTGCAACTGCCCGTTGATGGTCGTGACGTTACCTCCGATCGAGGTCGTACTGCCGCTGCCGCTCTGGGTTGTCCGCGAACCGCCGTATGAGCGCGTGACGCTAGCGCTACCGCTGATATTCGGGAGTATCGCTTGCTTCTCCGAACTGTATTTTGCGGCGATCGCGCGATACTGCGCGCGCTCGGAAGCGAACGTCGGAGAGCCCATCACCGCTATGGCCACCGCCTGCGCGAGCGAAACGCTCGCGGGAACGTTCGCCGTGGGTTGCTGGCGTGAGATGTCCGGCGCCGGGGTTCCGTACGCGGGGTAGGGCAACGGCGTGGTCGCCACAACGGGCGTCGGCACCGGCGTGGGAGCCTCGACCGGTGCGAGCGATTGCGCGCCTGCGCGCCACGGTGCGAGAACCCAAGCCAACACGAGCGCCAGCGCAGCGATGGAAGAGAACCAGGAACGCAAGTGCTTCATGAGTGCTTCATACCACCTGCGGCTGCCGGCGAACCGGAAGCGTTCGGCGCCGGGGTCGCTCCGTTGACCGCCACCAGACTGCCGTCTTTGAGCGCGTCGGGCCGGGTGGTGATCACCTTGGTTCCCGGTTGCACTTCGGGCGCGATCACTTCAGAGAGCGTGTCGGTCTGAACGCCGATCTTTA
This is a stretch of genomic DNA from Candidatus Dormiibacterota bacterium. It encodes these proteins:
- a CDS encoding Lrp/AsnC family transcriptional regulator, whose amino-acid sequence is MPLDHPTVPTSVSDPINAAILAVSEDRLAGFQEDPFGEIASQSGVPVETVLERVVAMLQAGTIRRVRQTLMSTNLARGALVAWQVPADRLDAAFEYMFNDDPFSGHVVIRSTDSATPGSNYRLWTTLKVPQGYSIRKHAEFLAREVGAEAFRLMPAKFVFALGVGHVRRRGLEPGARAETMAEPMNTAIVELSELEWRVLTALKREFAPDEIVRDVWRGRAAEANVAFDEFMRVGRDLNARRVVGRFSTFLEHVKPDANNERVTRYNALFHWAVPAGREMEAGREVGRHYVITHAYWREGGPEFRHVNVMAVAHGMEKERVLANKAAIDEHLREAGIDFTYTNVFWGGRSEIKPSEIAPSAYRAFCERHGIDPNTMLAEPGEEGGAV
- a CDS encoding TolC family protein; its protein translation is MKHLRSWFSSIAALALVLAWVLAPWRAGAQSLAPVEAPTPVPTPVVATTPLPYPAYGTPAPDISRQQPTANVPASVSLAQAVAIAVMGSPTFASERAQYRAIAAKYSSEKQAILPNISGSASVTRSYGGSRTTQSGSGSTTSIGGNVTTINGQLQLQQLIFDGGRVIAAIRTAKESDIAGRDTLVRQLQTLDYTVAQAYFGVLQANATVDADASLVRQFETQEGAVRQQIRLGAAARSDLAAAQFQTAQARGALITAQGAAIGAQATFATDLGLNADALVDPQPLAGAGGGPKVLTYAQALNEALALRPDFLSAEHTVESAQQNVRYAKLGRFPSITANASTGYSELLPTATPKLIAGQSLGATLTIPIFDQGLTNYNVAIAQSQLDQATAGLLGSRLTVESDVRGALANLISARASLLQAQAELQSAQVNQQATQAKYKVGAATITDIVTAEANLATAQRDDITGIYNERLAEQRYTYAMGTGDLTLP
- a CDS encoding ABC transporter substrate-binding protein, giving the protein MRAFYRSAFASAIAVAALCACAKVSTGGGASSANTWTQPGVLRFAENQDPKTLVSELGSSSVTGDLSMFIFSYAVRYNDKGQPVPDALSEVPTVANGDVSKDGLTLKYKLRHNIKWQDGVPLTCKDLVFTWQVIMNPHNNVNTTDGFKDIKSIDCVNPYEAVIHMKKLYAPFLEQLWGVNGNAPILPEHILAKVNDAKGSFNTSSFNSMPIGSGPFKVVEWERGSKIRLEA